A portion of the Pseudomonas protegens CHA0 genome contains these proteins:
- the xopAW gene encoding EF-hand domain-containing protein: protein MIDSLSSNYSSYYSSSTTSRGQQLHKELFAKLDSNGDGAVDQDELKNALSQKSDNGILVSLSKNFGDLDRDGSGSLSSDEMAAMAPPPPKDRAPDTHLADALLGALDSDGDGVISSDELSTALQASGNSSTSSDTSSALLKILDSDSSGGISSDELKAALQAGSNQDSAPQDPQANLAEALGKMIASLSKQYQLDTSSSLGGSVNVAA, encoded by the coding sequence ATGATCGATAGCCTCAGCAGCAACTATTCGAGCTATTACAGCTCCAGCACCACCAGCCGTGGCCAGCAATTGCACAAGGAGCTGTTCGCCAAGCTCGACAGCAACGGTGATGGCGCGGTGGATCAGGACGAGCTGAAAAACGCCCTGTCGCAGAAAAGCGACAACGGCATCCTGGTCAGCCTGAGCAAGAATTTCGGCGACCTGGACCGTGACGGCAGCGGTAGCTTGAGCAGCGATGAAATGGCCGCCATGGCCCCTCCCCCGCCCAAGGACCGCGCCCCCGATACCCACCTGGCGGATGCCCTGCTCGGCGCCCTGGACAGCGATGGCGACGGAGTCATCAGCAGTGACGAACTGAGCACTGCCCTGCAAGCCTCGGGCAACAGCTCCACCAGCAGCGACACCAGCTCGGCTCTGCTGAAGATTCTCGACAGCGACAGCAGTGGCGGCATCAGTAGCGATGAGCTCAAGGCCGCGTTGCAGGCCGGAAGCAACCAGGACAGCGCCCCCCAGGACCCGCAGGCCAACCTCGCCGAAGCTCTGGGCAAGATGATCGCCAGCTTGAGCAAGCAGTATCAGTTGGACACCAGCAGCAGCCTCGGCGGCAGCGTCAACGTCGCTGCCTGA
- a CDS encoding sensor histidine kinase, translated as MRGRFDTLFGRLFGVLLIAIVLAHLLAFFWFHHYGPPPPPPPPDSAQLINGQPPPPYSRRPPRPWFGGPLVPLTFQFISLIIAAWYGAKLLSRPIQRLSAAAERLSEDLDSPPLEEVGPREARQAASTFNQMQKRIREQVQQRGRMLGAVSHDLRTPLSRLKLRLEQIEDSKLQGQMRQDLDDMIKMLDATLSYLHEQRTSEAEQWMDVQALVESLCENAQDQGADAQAQGHCAPLLVQPMALQSCLNNLLDNALRYAGQATLALEDDRGQLLIRVIDHGPGIAADKREAVFEPFFRLEGSRNRNSGGVGLGMTIAREAAERLGGQLILEETPGGGLTAVLRLPRP; from the coding sequence ATGCGCGGGCGGTTCGATACGCTGTTCGGCCGCCTGTTCGGCGTCCTGCTGATCGCGATCGTCCTCGCCCACCTGCTGGCGTTCTTCTGGTTTCACCACTACGGCCCGCCCCCGCCGCCGCCCCCTCCCGATTCGGCGCAGTTGATCAATGGCCAGCCGCCGCCCCCTTATTCAAGGCGCCCGCCACGGCCCTGGTTCGGCGGCCCGCTGGTGCCCCTGACGTTCCAGTTCATCTCCCTGATCATCGCTGCCTGGTACGGCGCCAAGCTGTTGTCGCGGCCGATCCAGCGCCTGAGCGCCGCCGCCGAGCGTTTGAGCGAAGACCTCGACAGCCCGCCCCTGGAAGAGGTGGGCCCAAGGGAAGCCCGGCAAGCGGCCAGCACCTTCAACCAGATGCAGAAACGCATCCGCGAGCAGGTGCAGCAACGCGGGCGCATGCTCGGTGCCGTCTCCCACGACCTGCGCACCCCGTTATCAAGGCTGAAACTGCGCCTGGAGCAGATCGAGGACAGCAAGCTGCAAGGGCAGATGCGCCAGGACCTGGACGACATGATCAAGATGCTCGACGCCACCCTCAGCTACCTGCACGAACAACGCACCAGCGAGGCCGAGCAATGGATGGACGTGCAGGCCCTGGTGGAGTCGCTGTGCGAGAACGCCCAGGACCAGGGCGCCGACGCTCAGGCCCAGGGCCATTGCGCGCCGCTGCTGGTGCAACCCATGGCGTTGCAGTCATGCCTCAACAACCTGCTGGACAACGCCCTGCGCTACGCCGGCCAGGCAACCCTGGCCCTGGAGGACGACCGCGGGCAACTGCTGATCCGGGTCATCGACCACGGCCCGGGGATTGCCGCCGACAAGCGTGAAGCGGTGTTCGAGCCATTCTTTCGCCTGGAAGGCTCGCGCAACCGCAACTCCGGCGGCGTCGGCCTGGGCATGACCATCGCCCGAGAAGCAGCGGAGCGCCTGGGCGGCCAACTGATCCTCGAAGAAACCCCCGGCGGCGGCCTGACCGCGGTATTGCGTCTACCCAGGCCTTGA
- a CDS encoding NADP-dependent oxidoreductase, which translates to MTALTNRQFLLAKRPIGPATRDTFTYQQVAVGEPAAGQILVQNQYLSLDPAMRGWMNEGKSYIAPVAIGEVMRALGVGQVIASSHPGFAVGDYVNGALGVQDYFLGEPRGFYKVDPKLASLPLYLSALGMTGMTAYFALLDVGAPKAGDTVVLSGAAGAVGSIAGQIARIKGCRVVGIAGGQDKCRFLIDELGFDGAIDYKNEDVHAGLKRECPKGVDVYFDNVGGDILDAVLSRLNVKARVVICGAISQYNNKEAVKGPANYLSLLVNRARMEGFVVMDYAAQFAEAGQEMAGWMAKGQLKSKEDIVEGLETFPETLGKLFSGENFGKLILKV; encoded by the coding sequence ATGACCGCCCTGACCAATCGCCAGTTCCTGCTCGCCAAACGCCCCATCGGACCGGCCACCCGCGATACCTTCACCTACCAGCAAGTGGCAGTGGGCGAGCCCGCCGCCGGGCAGATCCTGGTGCAGAACCAGTACCTGTCCCTGGACCCGGCCATGCGCGGCTGGATGAACGAGGGCAAGTCCTACATTGCCCCGGTGGCCATCGGCGAGGTCATGCGCGCCCTGGGCGTGGGCCAGGTGATCGCCTCCAGCCACCCCGGTTTCGCGGTGGGCGACTACGTCAATGGTGCACTCGGCGTGCAGGACTACTTCCTCGGCGAGCCCCGGGGCTTCTACAAGGTCGACCCCAAGCTGGCCTCGCTGCCGCTCTACCTGTCAGCCCTGGGCATGACGGGCATGACCGCCTACTTCGCCCTGCTGGACGTGGGCGCGCCCAAGGCCGGCGACACCGTGGTGCTGTCCGGGGCCGCCGGCGCGGTGGGCAGCATTGCCGGGCAGATCGCCAGGATCAAGGGCTGCCGCGTGGTGGGGATTGCCGGCGGCCAGGACAAGTGCCGGTTCCTCATCGACGAGCTGGGTTTTGACGGCGCCATCGACTACAAGAACGAAGACGTCCACGCCGGCCTCAAGCGCGAGTGCCCCAAAGGCGTCGATGTGTATTTCGACAACGTCGGCGGCGACATCCTCGATGCCGTGCTCAGCCGCCTGAACGTCAAGGCGCGGGTGGTGATCTGCGGCGCCATCAGCCAGTACAACAACAAGGAGGCGGTCAAGGGGCCGGCCAACTACCTGTCGCTGCTGGTCAACCGGGCGCGCATGGAGGGGTTCGTGGTGATGGACTATGCCGCGCAGTTCGCCGAAGCCGGGCAGGAAATGGCCGGCTGGATGGCCAAGGGACAGCTCAAGAGCAAGGAGGATATTGTCGAGGGCCTGGAAACCTTCCCGGAAACCCTGGGCAAGCTGTTCAGCGGCGAGAACTTCGGCAAGCTGATACTGAAAGTCTGA
- a CDS encoding DUF4892 domain-containing protein, whose product MRSISVLGLSLASTLVLAADLPGSHDLPLVPRLTDAQIVDYRPEVEQERVYPLGSIRRISGQLRFDGQVNARGKLTAITYQLPAERTSNEAFTLAREALQKQGAELLFWCQARDCGESSLWANEVFGNAKLFGADEQQAYLLLRLAAPQDNSLVALYSITRGNRRAYLHVEQFDASAPLGDLLPTSATLLRQLKDTGKLDLPKLAEPQPTWLNLLSRGLNLDTTMRISLSGKQAEAWRQALIGQGVLASRMETGNTDAAGLHFELLR is encoded by the coding sequence ATGCGTTCAATCAGTGTTCTGGGCCTGTCCCTGGCAAGTACCCTGGTGCTTGCCGCCGATCTGCCGGGCAGCCACGACCTGCCCCTGGTCCCCCGTCTGACCGATGCACAGATCGTCGACTACCGCCCCGAAGTGGAGCAGGAGCGCGTCTACCCCCTGGGTTCGATCCGCCGTATCAGCGGCCAGTTGCGTTTCGATGGCCAGGTCAATGCCCGCGGCAAGCTCACCGCCATCACTTACCAGTTGCCCGCCGAGCGCACATCCAACGAAGCCTTCACCCTGGCCAGGGAGGCGCTGCAAAAGCAGGGCGCCGAGCTGCTGTTCTGGTGCCAGGCCCGCGATTGCGGTGAAAGCAGCCTGTGGGCCAACGAAGTATTCGGCAACGCCAAGCTGTTTGGCGCCGATGAACAGCAGGCCTACCTGCTGCTGCGGCTGGCGGCGCCCCAGGACAACTCCCTGGTAGCCCTGTACAGCATCACCCGGGGTAACCGCCGGGCCTACCTGCATGTGGAGCAGTTCGACGCCAGCGCGCCGCTGGGGGACCTGCTACCCACTTCGGCCACCCTGCTGCGCCAGCTCAAGGACACCGGCAAGCTGGACCTGCCGAAACTCGCCGAGCCCCAGCCCACCTGGCTCAACCTGCTGTCCCGCGGGCTGAACCTGGACACCACCATGCGCATCAGCCTGTCCGGCAAGCAGGCCGAAGCCTGGCGCCAGGCGCTGATTGGCCAGGGCGTGCTGGCCTCGCGGATGGAAACCGGTAACACCGACGCAGCAGGCCTGCATTTCGAACTACTGCGTTAA
- the pyrF gene encoding orotidine-5'-phosphate decarboxylase, whose translation MSACQTPIIVALDFPTRDAALKLADQLDPKLCRVKVGKELFTSCAAEIVGTLRDKGFEVFLDLKFHDIPNTTAMAVKAAAEMGVWMVNVHCSGGLRMMAACREVLDQRSGPKPLLIGVTVLTSMEREDLAGIGLDIEPQEQVLRLAALAQKAGMDGLVCSALEAQALKSVHPSLQLVTPGIRPAGSAQDDQRRILTPRQALDAGSDYLVIGRPISQAADPAKALADVVAELAL comes from the coding sequence ATGTCCGCCTGCCAGACTCCTATCATCGTCGCCCTGGATTTCCCCACCCGTGACGCCGCACTGAAACTGGCCGATCAACTGGACCCCAAACTGTGCCGGGTCAAGGTCGGCAAGGAGCTGTTCACCAGCTGCGCCGCCGAGATTGTCGGGACCCTGCGGGACAAGGGTTTCGAAGTGTTCCTGGACCTGAAGTTCCACGATATTCCCAACACCACCGCCATGGCGGTCAAGGCCGCCGCGGAAATGGGCGTGTGGATGGTCAACGTGCACTGCTCCGGCGGCCTGCGCATGATGGCTGCCTGCCGCGAAGTGCTGGACCAGCGCAGCGGCCCCAAGCCGTTGCTGATCGGCGTCACCGTGCTTACCAGCATGGAGCGTGAAGACCTTGCCGGTATCGGCCTGGACATCGAGCCCCAGGAGCAGGTGCTGCGCCTGGCTGCCCTGGCGCAGAAAGCCGGCATGGACGGCCTGGTGTGCTCGGCCCTGGAAGCCCAGGCCCTGAAGAGCGTCCATCCGTCCCTGCAACTGGTGACCCCGGGGATTCGCCCGGCGGGCAGCGCCCAGGACGACCAGCGGCGGATCCTCACCCCGCGCCAGGCCCTGGATGCCGGCTCCGATTACCTGGTGATCGGTCGCCCCATCAGCCAGGCGGCAGATCCGGCCAAGGCCCTGGCCGACGTCGTGGCCGAACTGGCCCTGTAA
- a CDS encoding AI-2E family transporter, whose protein sequence is MPNNDRLLVQILLLVLFGASFWVMAPFWSALFWGAVLAFASWPLMRLLTRWLNGRESLAAALLTLGWMVLVAAPLVWLGLNLADHVRDATAFIKDVQVDGLPAAPEWLGNLPLVGERLVGLWNSIDQQGAALMLAVKPYLGQVGNWLLARSAQIGGGILELTLSIVFVFFFYRDGPRLALFVHKLLERLIGERAGYYIDLVAGTVQRVVNGVIGTAAAQGLLALIGFLIAGVPGALVLGIVTFLLSLIPMGPPLVWIPATAWLAWKGEYGMAVFLGIWGTFIISGVDNVLKPYLISRGGNLPLVIVLLGVFGGLIAFGFIGLFIGPTLLAVAYSLLLDWSASQARAQEPR, encoded by the coding sequence ATGCCCAATAACGATCGCCTGCTGGTGCAGATCCTGCTCCTGGTGTTGTTCGGTGCCAGCTTCTGGGTCATGGCGCCTTTCTGGTCAGCGCTGTTCTGGGGCGCCGTGCTGGCGTTTGCCAGCTGGCCGCTGATGCGCCTGCTGACCCGCTGGCTCAATGGCCGAGAATCCCTGGCAGCGGCCCTGCTGACCCTGGGCTGGATGGTGCTGGTGGCCGCGCCGCTGGTCTGGCTCGGCCTCAACCTGGCGGACCATGTGCGCGATGCCACGGCCTTCATCAAGGACGTGCAGGTCGACGGCCTGCCCGCCGCTCCAGAGTGGCTCGGCAACCTGCCATTGGTGGGCGAGCGCCTGGTGGGCTTGTGGAACAGCATCGACCAGCAGGGCGCGGCCCTGATGCTGGCGGTCAAACCCTATCTGGGGCAGGTGGGCAACTGGCTGCTGGCTCGCAGCGCGCAGATCGGCGGCGGCATTCTGGAACTGACCCTGAGCATCGTCTTCGTGTTTTTCTTCTACCGCGATGGCCCGCGCCTGGCGCTGTTCGTGCACAAGTTGCTGGAGCGCCTGATCGGCGAGCGCGCCGGCTACTACATCGACCTGGTGGCTGGCACCGTGCAACGGGTAGTCAACGGGGTGATCGGCACCGCGGCGGCCCAGGGCCTGCTGGCGCTGATCGGCTTCCTGATTGCCGGAGTGCCCGGGGCGCTGGTGCTGGGGATCGTCACCTTCCTGCTCAGCCTGATTCCCATGGGCCCGCCCCTGGTATGGATCCCGGCTACCGCCTGGCTGGCCTGGAAAGGCGAATATGGCATGGCGGTGTTCCTGGGGATCTGGGGCACTTTCATCATCAGCGGCGTGGACAACGTGCTCAAACCGTACCTGATCAGCCGCGGCGGCAACCTGCCGCTGGTGATCGTGCTGCTGGGAGTGTTCGGTGGCCTGATCGCCTTCGGCTTTATCGGCCTGTTCATCGGCCCGACGCTGCTGGCGGTGGCCTACAGCCTGTTGCTGGACTGGAGCGCCAGCCAGGCCCGGGCCCAGGAGCCGCGCTGA
- a CDS encoding response regulator produces MQNTSAPLNEDAKALVSGDDKRWNTRALIVDDDVPIRELLIDYLARFNIHASGVTDGAAMRQALQAEHFDVVVLDLMLPGEDGLSLCRWLRTESDIPILMLTARCEPTDRIIGLELGADDYMAKPFEPRELVARIQTILRRVRDDRSEQRANIRFDNWRLNSVLRQLISADGLVVPLSNAEFRLLWVFIERPRRVLSREQLLDAARGRSIEAFDRSIDLLVSRLRQKLGDDPKSPQLIKTVRGEGYLFDARDIG; encoded by the coding sequence ATGCAGAACACTTCAGCTCCTCTCAACGAAGACGCCAAAGCATTGGTCAGTGGCGACGACAAACGCTGGAACACCCGGGCCCTGATCGTCGACGACGACGTGCCGATCCGCGAGTTGCTGATCGACTACCTGGCGCGTTTCAACATTCACGCCAGCGGCGTCACCGACGGCGCGGCGATGCGCCAGGCCCTGCAGGCCGAGCACTTCGACGTGGTGGTGCTGGACCTGATGCTGCCCGGCGAAGACGGCCTGTCCCTGTGCCGCTGGCTGCGTACCGAATCGGACATCCCGATCCTCATGCTCACCGCCCGCTGCGAGCCCACCGATCGCATCATCGGCCTGGAGCTGGGGGCCGACGACTACATGGCCAAGCCTTTCGAGCCACGGGAACTGGTGGCCCGGATCCAGACCATCCTGCGCCGGGTGCGCGACGATCGCAGCGAGCAGCGGGCCAATATCCGCTTCGACAACTGGCGCCTGAACAGCGTGCTGCGCCAACTGATTTCCGCCGATGGCCTGGTGGTGCCGCTGTCCAACGCCGAGTTCCGCCTGCTCTGGGTGTTCATCGAGCGCCCGCGCCGGGTACTGAGCCGCGAACAATTGCTGGACGCCGCCCGCGGCCGATCCATCGAGGCCTTTGATCGCAGCATCGACCTGCTGGTCTCGCGCCTGCGGCAAAAGCTCGGCGACGATCCGAAGTCGCCGCAACTGATCAAGACCGTGCGCGGTGAAGGCTACCTGTTCGACGCCCGGGACATCGGCTGA